In the genome of Clostridia bacterium, the window TTCCGTACCGGCGTTTGTTCCTCGCGTCACAAAGCGGGGCACGCAAAAACTCACTCCAGGTAATCCTTCAGCTTCTTGCTCCGGCTGGGGTGTCGCAGCTTACGTAGCGCCTTCGCCTCGATCTGGCGGATGCGCTCCCGCGTGACGCCGAAGACCTTGCCCACTTCCTCCAGCGTGCGCTGGCGGCCGTCTTCCAGCCCGAAGCGCAGGCGCAGGACCTCCTGCTCGCGCTCCGTGAGCGTGCTCAGCACATCCTCCAGCTGCTCCTTCAGCATGCTGAAGCTGGCCGCCTCGGCCGGCGCCGGCGCGTCCGTGTCCTCGATAAAGTCGCCGAGGTGGCTGTCTTCCTCTTCTCCGATCGGCGTCTCCAGGGACACCGGTTCCTGGGCGATCTTGAGGATCTCGCGCACCTTGTCGGCGTCGATGCCCATCTGCTCCGCGATCTCCTCCGCGGTGGGCTCCCGCCCGAGCTCCTGCAGCAACTGCCGGGACACGCGGGTCAGCTTGTTGATCGTCTCGACCATGTGCACCGGAATGCGGATGGTGCGGGCCTGGTCGGCGATCGCCCGCGTGATGGCCTGGCGAATCCACCACGTGGCGTACGTGCTGAACTTGTACCCCTTGCGGTAGTCGAATTTTTCAACGGCCTTTAAGAGGCCGAGGTTGCCCTCCTGGATGAGGTCGAGGAACAGCATGCCACGGCCCACGTAGCGCTTCGCGATGGAGACCA includes:
- the rpoD gene encoding RNA polymerase sigma factor RpoD, with amino-acid sequence MSKERIEQIEEVRELIEHAREKGHVTYNEIADALEDVPVTAEQIEELYQNLQEMGVKLVGHPEDLAEDDDAIDEAVEDEADVAEPADLPAASDAADEVDPNDLEVPDDVAIDDPVRMYLKEIGRVPLLKAEEEVELAKRIEQGDEEARRKLAEANLRLVVSIAKRYVGRGMLFLDLIQEGNLGLLKAVEKFDYRKGYKFSTYATWWIRQAITRAIADQARTIRIPVHMVETINKLTRVSRQLLQELGREPTAEEIAEQMGIDADKVREILKIAQEPVSLETPIGEEEDSHLGDFIEDTDAPAPAEAASFSMLKEQLEDVLSTLTEREQEVLRLRFGLEDGRQRTLEEVGKVFGVTRERIRQIEAKALRKLRHPSRSKKLKDYLE